The Kineothrix sp. IPX-CK genomic interval GTTTCCACGATGATATCGATAATCAATAAGTCGGCGCAGATGGCAATGAAAGAATTTGATGCCATGGCAGCCAATACAGAAGATAATTTTATATTGATTGTAAAGCTGATGGGGCAGATAAAAGAAGAAGAACAGCAAATGAACCCAATTCGTCTGGATGCTCTTCATTTACAAATACAGCCTCTTGGCGGGAACGAAGAATCAGCCGTTTCGGACAATTTCTAGGGCGGCACAGGCAGCGAGGGCCGGAGATACGGTTACCGTACATACAGGCGAATACCGGGAATGGGTAAAACCTGCATATAGGGTGCAAAGGCATATAAGGACGAGAAGGAAAAGATAGTAAACAGCTACGATTCTCAGGTAAAGATTATTCGAGAGGATGGAAAAGTATATTTGGAAATAACGGTTGATAAGGAGCTTACAGACAAAAAAGGCGTAATCCTACAAACAAAGGATACCGTTATCGGGCCTTTGAGCAATCTCAAAGAGGGAATAAACCGGATCAAAGTCTGGGGATAAAGGAACGAAGCACCGAGTAATCGGTGCTTTTTTCAATCGGAGATGCAGATGTCAGTCAGGATATTTCGATTGCAGTTCCTGTAAAATTTTTAAATAGGTTTCTTGTGTCTGGTTCTGTTCTGCTTCTGTTTCAAATGCTTTTACCCGCTGATCTACCGACTGCAGAATATCCGGAGGCAGATTTCTTTCCGCATAAGTATAGACAACCTGATTTTCTTTGTCGATATGCCGCAGCAGCAAATTCACATATCCCATGGCTTCAGTCAGAATGCCAAGTTTGAATATGGTCTGGGGATCGTCTCTATATTGATCGAGGGCCTTTTCCAGCTCCGAAATATGCAGCCGCCCTAAATCATGCTCTACCAGCATACCATGCTGAATCAGTTTGACACCGATTTCCCCCAGACGATCGCTCATTTCTTGAAACAGAATTTGCTCTTCTTTGCCGTGATGATGCTTATCAGCATAATTTCGGGCAAATTGGATTATCTTGCGAAAGTCACCATCGTTCACATCCCGCCCGTCCAGGATACCACAGCAAGCTTTTTGTATAACGGTGAGAAGCTTCAGAATATTTTCATGTTCCTCTACCATTAATTCTACGCTGTACATAAGAGTTACTCCTTTCTGCTTATTACATATTTGTTGTTCTCGTATATGTGAAGCTCGAGGCCGCTGTGGGAAAGCATCCCCGCAATGATTTCTCCCCGAAGTGTGTCATATACCGATATATTGCCTCCTGCCCGGTCCCAATATTCATGGTGTACGCATTGTGTTTTTTGCCAGACGACTTTTTCTGTGTCATGTTCCATCACACTGTTAACGTGGTCACACGGCATACCATCCAGTAAGGTATCCTCCAAAACTTTAAAGGCATCATCCGCACCGATTCCGTTTTGAAGAGCATGCTTTTCTCCGAATTGGAATGCAACCTGTTTCAAATCAGTCAGTCTGGAAGGATCTTCCTTTAACAGGCTGGTAACCAGGAAGGCCAGTCTGTTCTCGCTTATCTCTATCTTCTGCTGGAGCCAGCCATGGATATTACTCCCGTCAATAATTTCTTCCAGCGGAGATAAATCTAATTTACCATATGCAGTATCCAGCTCTTGTTCAGATAAGGTATTCCATCCCTCTTGTACGGAGACTTCCAAAATACTGTGAATCCACTCCTCCTGAAGCAGGATCTTATTGTATAACCAATAGTGAATCGGTCCTAAAAAAGCACTCATAATCTAATCCTTCCTATAGAAGAGGCTATGGAAGAGCAAGCTTCTTCCATAGTCCCTGAACTGTTTTGGTTTATGCCAGGAGTTGATGATTAAGCTGATCCAGCAGGCCGCTTACTTCAATCCCATGAACTACGCAGGCATCTGCCAATGATTCCATCTGGGAGGAAGGACAGCCCAGGCAGTGCATACCGCTTGCCATCAGGACAGAAGCCGCATCCGGATACTGACGGAGAATTTCTCCGATCAGCATATCCGCCGTAATACCTGACTGCTCTTTTTCCTCATCGCCAAAAAACAGCTCCATGTCATCTTCTACCGTTCCTATTCCTGCGATGCCGAAATTCTCCACAAGGACCTTTGCCACATTGGGGGAAAGGAAAGCCGGAAGTGTCGGGCCGAGGTGGATGTTCTTTACACCCAGATATAGCAGAGCCAGCAGGACAATGACAGCCTTCTGCTCATACCATGCAATGTTGTACACAATGGGCAGATCGTTGATATCATCCAGGCCAAAAACTTCCTTCAGTTTGAGGGCAATGACTGCAAGAGAATAAGAGTCATTGCACTGTCCGGCATCCAGTACCCGAGGAATGCCGCCGATATCACCGAGGTCAAGCTTATTGTATTTGTATTTTGCACAGCCTGCCGTGAGGATGACTGCATCTTCGGGAAGTGCCTTCGCAAAATCAGTGTAGTAGTTTCTTGACTTGGCCCTGCCGTCACAGCCTGCCATGACAACAAACTTCTTGATCGCTCCGGATTTCACTGCGCCAACTACGGCATCGGCCAGTGCCAGGACCTGGTTATGGGCAAAGCCGCCGACGATTTGTCCGTGTTCGATTTCAGTGGGAGAGGGACAACGTTTTGCGTGTTCAATAATCTCTGTAAAATCCTTCTCATCGCCGATGCTGCCGGAAATATGCCTGCAGCCCGGATATCCTGACGCGCCGGTAGTATACAGGCGATTCTTGTAGCTGTCTTTGGGGGGAACGATGCAGTTAGTGGTCATCAGAATAGGGCCGTTAAAGCTCTCAAATTCCTCTTTCTGCTTCCACCACGCGTTGCCGTAGTTACCTACAAAGTGAGGATACTTCTTGAAGGCCGGATAGTAATGAGCGGGTAACATTTCCGAGTGGGTGTATACATCTACGCCCGTACCCTCAGTTTGCTTCAGCAGCATTTCCATATCTCGCAGGTCGTGACCGGATATCAGGATACCGGGGCGCGTGCCCACTCCGATGTTGACCTTAGTAATCTCCGGATTTCCATAGGCAGTAGTATTGGCTTTGTCCAGCAGCGCCATACCGTTAACGCCGTATTTGCCGGTTTCCAGCGTCAGAGCAACCAGATCGTTCACAGTCAGGGAATCGTCCAGTGTCTTGGCAAGAGCACTCTGCAGGAAGGCATCCACATCTTCATCCTCCTGCAGCAGGGCATTAGCGTGTTTGGAGTAGGCGGAAAGACCCTTCAAGCCGTAAGTGATCAGTTCCCGCAGGCTGCGCACATCCTCATTCTTAGTGGACAATACGCCAATCTCAGCGGCCTTGGCCTTGAATTCTCCACGATCATCAGAGTCCCATTTCGCAGTATCCGGCAGTATGCCCTGATTCTCAACCTGCGCCAGAAGTTCCCGCTTTTTATCGAGAGTCTCGACAATACGGGCAATAATGGCATCCTCGTCAAAGTTAGCGTTGGTAATGGTGGTAAAGAGATTCAGAGTAACCAGATGATTTACTTCCTGTGCAATGGTCTTGCCTTCGCTGCGCAATTGTGTTGTAACTGAGGAAAGTCCCTTTGTTACATATATAAGCAGATCCTGCACAGCAGCAACCTCCGGATTTTTACCGCAGACACCCGATACGGTACAACCGGTATTGCCGGCAGCTTCCTGACATTGGTAGCAAAACATTTTATTCTCCATGATACATTTCCTCCGATTTCATATATTTAATTTATTTGTCATTATGTTTTCATTTTAACAAGGTAGATAAAAAAAATCGGTAACTTTCGTTACGGATGTAAATTATTAAAGAATATGTCACTCTATCATTTACAAAGAGTCTTTCATAGATATGCAGAAAGTAAATTACAGTAAAATTTAGTAAATATTTAGTAAAATAGGTTGACCCCACTCTTGGAAGTATGCATAATAAAAGCGAATTAACGAAAGGAGAGATGAAATGGCAACTGTAAAAGACGTCGCAAGGATTGCACAGGTATCAGCGGCAGCCGTGTCACGCGTTCTGAATCGTGACGACAATATTTCCGTTACGTCGGAAGTACGTATGCGTATTATTAAAGCGGCTCATGACCTTGGATATATCCCGCCAAAGCAACGCAAAGCTATGAAAACCAGTAAAAAATTGACGATTGGCGTGGCGGATTGGCAAATTATCCGTCAAACTCATGCCAATATGCGGCTTTCTTCCCTTGACTGTCTGGTACAGATGATGACGAGCGAATATGACATCACCTTCAAGCGACTGCTGTTCGGGCACATAGAAAATGTTGACGGCGTAATCGCTTTCGGGGTTTTTACCGAAGAAGAGAAAGCCTTTCTGCGAAGTGTGAGCTATCATATTGTATTTATCAATTCTGACCAGCATAATTACGAATACGACCAGGTA includes:
- a CDS encoding DUF1565 domain-containing protein, coding for MLFIYKYSLLAGTKNQPFRTISRAAQAARAGDTVTVHTGEYREWVKPAYRVQRHIRTRRKR
- a CDS encoding hemerythrin domain-containing protein; this encodes MYSVELMVEEHENILKLLTVIQKACCGILDGRDVNDGDFRKIIQFARNYADKHHHGKEEQILFQEMSDRLGEIGVKLIQHGMLVEHDLGRLHISELEKALDQYRDDPQTIFKLGILTEAMGYVNLLLRHIDKENQVVYTYAERNLPPDILQSVDQRVKAFETEAEQNQTQETYLKILQELQSKYPD
- the hcp gene encoding hydroxylamine reductase, whose translation is MENKMFCYQCQEAAGNTGCTVSGVCGKNPEVAAVQDLLIYVTKGLSSVTTQLRSEGKTIAQEVNHLVTLNLFTTITNANFDEDAIIARIVETLDKKRELLAQVENQGILPDTAKWDSDDRGEFKAKAAEIGVLSTKNEDVRSLRELITYGLKGLSAYSKHANALLQEDEDVDAFLQSALAKTLDDSLTVNDLVALTLETGKYGVNGMALLDKANTTAYGNPEITKVNIGVGTRPGILISGHDLRDMEMLLKQTEGTGVDVYTHSEMLPAHYYPAFKKYPHFVGNYGNAWWKQKEEFESFNGPILMTTNCIVPPKDSYKNRLYTTGASGYPGCRHISGSIGDEKDFTEIIEHAKRCPSPTEIEHGQIVGGFAHNQVLALADAVVGAVKSGAIKKFVVMAGCDGRAKSRNYYTDFAKALPEDAVILTAGCAKYKYNKLDLGDIGGIPRVLDAGQCNDSYSLAVIALKLKEVFGLDDINDLPIVYNIAWYEQKAVIVLLALLYLGVKNIHLGPTLPAFLSPNVAKVLVENFGIAGIGTVEDDMELFFGDEEKEQSGITADMLIGEILRQYPDAASVLMASGMHCLGCPSSQMESLADACVVHGIEVSGLLDQLNHQLLA